From one Oncorhynchus clarkii lewisi isolate Uvic-CL-2024 chromosome 6, UVic_Ocla_1.0, whole genome shotgun sequence genomic stretch:
- the LOC139411189 gene encoding SREBP regulating gene protein-like — protein sequence MVLRRLLRKRWVLGVVFGLSLIYFLTNTLKQEERTIRDRTLLEARDPDHRIPWKVRFNLGNSSRPITQCRNSIQGKSLLTDELGYVCERKDLLVNGCCNVNALSSRQYICKSCLANGCCNIYEYCVSCCLQPDKQLLLEHFLNRAADGFQNLFTAVEDHFELCLAKCRTSSQSVQHENTYRNSQAKYCYGESPPELLPI from the exons ATGGTGCTACGAAGATTACTGAGAAAACGTTGGGTGCTAGGTGTGGTGTTTGGACTTTCTTTGATCTACTTCTTAACCAACACCCTGAAACAG GAGGAGAGAACCATAAGGGATCGCACCCTGTTGGAGGCCAGGGACCCGGACCACCGGATCCCATGGAAGGTCAGGTTTAACCTGGGCAACAGTAGCAGACCAATCACTCAGTGCCGAAACTCCATTCAGGGCAAGTCACTGCTCACAGATGAACTGG GTTATGTGTGTGAGAGGAAGGATCTGCTGGTGAACGGTTGCTGTAATGTCAACGCTCTGAGCTCCAGACagtacatctgtaaaagttgtCTGGCCAATGGCTGCTGTAACATCTACGAGTACTGTGTGTCCTGCTGCCTCCAGCCTGATAAG cAACTTCTACTAGAGCATTTCCTGAACAGAGCTGCAGACGGCTTTCAGAACCTCTTCACCGCCGTGGAGGACCACTTTGAGCTATGTTTAGCTAAGTGTCGAACTTCATCGCAG AGTGTCCAACATGAAAATACCTACAGAAATTCACAAGCAAAATACTGTTATGGAGAAAGTCCACCTGAACTCCTGCCTATATGA